The genomic interval CGGCCCGCACTCCAATGGTTATTCCCTTATTCGCAAAGTGATTGACGTGGCCGGAGCAAAACTGGATCAACGTTTTGGTGACAGCACTCTCGGACAGACCCTGCTGCAACCCACCCGGCTCTATGTTAAACCGCTACTCAAGACAATACGTAACACTTCGGGCATCAAAGGCCTGATTCATATCACCGGTGGAGGCTTTCAGGAAAACATTCCCCGCATCCTGCCTGACCGGGTAAAAGCCATTATTGAGACCACAAGCTGGCAACGCCCAGCCATCTTTGACTGGTTACAGGAAAACGGCAACATAACCGACTGGGAATTGTTCAGAACCTTTAACTGTGGAATTGGCATGATATGTATTGTCGCCAGTGATCAGGTAGACCAGGTTATGGAAAGCCTTCGCTCTTCCGGCGAAACACCTGTCATTATTGGTAAAACCGCATCCTGCGACGATACAGCTGAACGCGTTGAGCTAAGAGGAATCAAAGCGTGAACCCAAAGTCAGGCATCGTGGTACTGATCTCGGGCAGCGGCTCCAATCTCCAGGCCATCATCGACCAGGTTCAGCAGGGACATATTAATGGCGAAATACGCGCCGTCATCTCCAACCGCGCAGATGCGTTTGGTCTTGAACGGGCCCGCACTGCGGGCATTCCTGCCATCATTCTTGATCACCGGGTATTTGCTTCACGCGAAGCATTCGACCAGATGCTGGCCCGCACGATCGAGGCCTTTACACCAGACGTCGTGGTCATGGCGGGGTTCATGCGCATCCTGACGCCCGAGTTTGTACAGCAGTTTATGGGTCGACTAATCAATATCCACCCTGCATTACTACCGAAATATAAAGGCCTCGACACCCACCAGCGCGCCATTGATGCCGGTGATAAAGAACATGGTTGCACCGTTCATTTTGTGACCGCTGAACTGGACGACGGGCCCAACATCATTCAGGCTGTGGTCTCTATTGCTGCTGATGACGATGCCAAGTCGTTGTCAGTCAAGGTTCAGCAACAGGAACACATCATCTACCCACTCGCAGTAAAGTGGTTTACTGAAAACAGGCTCAGCATGATTGAGGGTCAGGCATATTTCGATGGGAACATTCTTGAGCAATACGGCAAAATTATTGACGCCCGATAGTCTGGCAAAGGCGATGATCAGAAGGCTTTCTTGTTTTTTGGCAATGCCGATTATCATCATCCTCACAGCATCATCAGCGCAGGCAGAAGGTCTGACCGAGTTCAGAATGAAGCTCAAAGCCGAGCGCTTTCGCCCAATCAGCGTTACCATGTCCGGAACTCAAAGCCTGGTGAAACTGCCCAACGAAAACTGGCAGTTTCAGTTGATGGCAGACGGTTCCTGGGCAGGCATTGAGGAAACATCTGAGTTTTCCGTTCAGCAAAACCAAGTACTACCCGTTCATTTTCAAAGCGATTCCCACTTCAGCTTTTTCTCAGAAAAAAAGGAAATCACTTTTGACCGGCAAAACAACAAAATCTCCATAACGGTCGACAAAGACCAGCGCACTCTTGACCTGAAAGCGGCCGTATTTGATCCGCACTCCTACCAAATCCATCTGGCCAACCAGATACGCGAAGGCAAAAGCGATATTGAGTTTCAGGTTATTCGCTACAAAAGGCCATTGATCTACAGTTATCAGGTCGTTGGCGAAGAATGGCTGAACACAGCCACCGGCAAGTTGCTGACGGTGAAGGTCAGACAAGTTCGCGGGGTAGACAAAAAAGAAGATTATTTTGTCTGGCTGGCAAAAGATTATGGCTACATCCCAATTCAATTTGAACACTATAAAAAAGATAAGATCATTGATCGAATTGAGATGATTTCCGGCACCTTCGATGGAAAACCTATTCAGGGTAGCCGGTAATCCCTCAGAGCATTCAGCTCGACGCTGAATGCCACCCGAACACAGATTGGTTTAAGCACCTTGAAGAGTGCTGTGGTTTTTATCGTTCTCAGAATTTCCAATGACTCATTTTGCCCCTCGGGCGAAACAGGCATCGGAAACATCGCTGATAAAGACAAATACTTGATCCTCTCTGATCAATAAGCCACCATTTCCAGATACTCACCTTGCTGGACTATGTTATGAAAGTGGCCGTTTTTTCTACCAAACCATATGATCAAAAGCACCTTGAGGCTGCCAATCAGGGCCAGCAGGAACTGGTGTTTTTTGACACCCATATGTCGGCCCAAACAGCCGCACTGGCAGAAGGATTTGATGTAGTTTGTTGCTTCGTAAACGATGTTCTGGATGACGAGACCATCACAAACCTTCATCATGCCGGCATCAAAATGATCGCCATGCGTTGCGCCGGCTTTAACAATATTGATCTCAATAAATGTCGTGAGTTGGGCTTACCGGTTGCCCGGGTGCCGGAATACTCTCCATATGCAGTAGCTGAACATGCTGTTGCATTGATCATGGATCTCAACCGTAACATCCACAGAGCATTCAATCGGGTCAGGGAAAATGATTACTCCCTTAACGGACTCTTGGGGTTTGATATGCATGGTAAAACCGTCGGAGTGATCGGTACCGGCAAAATAGGTGTCGCATTTGCTAAGATTATGCATGGCTTTGGGTGTCAGATTATCGCTTCCGATCCTTACCAAAACCCGGACATGGAAGCGCTCGGCACCTATGTTGACAGGGATGAGCTTTGGCAACAGGCGGATATTATCAGCCTGCATTGCCCACTCATGCCGGCGACACAGCATCTGATCAATCAAAATACGATTGAAAAAATGAAACCTGGAGTAATGATCATCAATACCTCCAGAGGAGGCCTGATTGATACGAAAGCCGTGATTGATGGACTCAAGAGCGAAAAAATCGGTTATCTCGGCCTGGATGTTTACGAAGAAGAAGCCAATTTGTTTTTTGAAGACTATTCCAACGACATGTTAATGGACGATATTTTTGCCCGTCTACTAACCTTCCCAAATGTCGTCATCACAGGTCACCAAGCATTTTTTACCCGCGAAGCATTACAGGCAATTGCCAGGATAACCATTCAAAATCTGAGTAATTTTGCATCCGGCACCATGACAGAAGTGAGATGGATACCAGAGACTCTCGCTCATCAACCGTAATCCACAGTCACAGTAACTATTCCAGAGCCTGCTGACATATATAGCACTGATGCCAAACCCCAACATCAAAGGTATGGCATCTAACCCTGCTTGATCAAAATTGATCTGTTACGTAGGTTTCCAGTCGAATAGAAAAATGATCGGAAAAAATCAAAAGATCTGGACTTCAATCCCGGTCACAGAAAAAACCTGAAACCAACCATCACCATCTCCTGCAGCTCTTCACCATCAAACAGCTCGCCAACCATAAACCGGTTATATTGACCCACAATCGCCAAACGTTTCGACACGTAGATTTCTGCATCGACATACCAGTCATACTGAGCATCCTGGTCTTTTGACCAATCGAAACTCAGATACTTGCTCTCATATTGCACACCAGGGGTTATATGAAAATCCTTCAAACCTGGCACCGGTGTCATCACTGCGCCCAATCCGATTCCAAAGTTTTTCCACTCATAATCGTTTTCAGCCTCTGTGGTTGCATAATAAAGATCGACTTTGGCACCGGTAAAACTCCACTTTGCCGGCTCCGTAGCAGACGCATAAGCATCTCCCTTCAACGAAAACCGTGATACCCGAAATGAGTCATCCGATTTACCCTCCAACTCATCCATTTTGCCGTAGCGCTCGTATGCGAAATATCCCATGTTCTTATCATAGTTATCATATTTGGCCAGACCGATAAGACCATAGAAGTGATCCTGACTGCCCAATGCTTTAATCAATATTCCGGAATCACCCTCCGGGCCATCAGATGACGACTGCGATGAAGCTGCAAAAACGCTGACAGGGACTGTCAGAGTTGCCAACAACATAACCAGGTTTATTATTTTTTTCATATATCACTCTTAATTAAGTTTAATCATCTGAAATCTGAATGGATGGGATGTTAGGTGCTGATTTTGTCAACATAGCCACCTCACTCGCAAGTGCCAGAGCGGCATGCTGATAACGTATGGTGACTTCGCTATCAGGTTCGCTGATGACCGTGGGCTCACCACCATCGGCTTGTTGCCGTATTGCCATATCAAGGGGCATGCTGGCGAGTAATCGGGTGTCGTATTGATCCGCCAGGCGAGCCCCGCCCAACTCACCAAAAACATGTTCTTCATGACCGCAATTGGAACAGACATGAACGGCCATGTTTTCGACAATTCCAAGAACCGGAATGTTCACTTTACGGAACATTTCTATACCTTTTTTGGCGTCCAGCAAGGCAATATCCTGCGGCGTCGTCACGATCACCGCACCGGTTGCCGGTACTTTTTGTGACAGGGTCAGCTGAATATCACCCGTTCCTGGTGGCATATCGA from Gynuella sunshinyii YC6258 carries:
- the purN gene encoding phosphoribosylglycinamide formyltransferase, whose protein sequence is MNPKSGIVVLISGSGSNLQAIIDQVQQGHINGEIRAVISNRADAFGLERARTAGIPAIILDHRVFASREAFDQMLARTIEAFTPDVVVMAGFMRILTPEFVQQFMGRLINIHPALLPKYKGLDTHQRAIDAGDKEHGCTVHFVTAELDDGPNIIQAVVSIAADDDAKSLSVKVQQQEHIIYPLAVKWFTENRLSMIEGQAYFDGNILEQYGKIIDAR
- a CDS encoding 2-hydroxyacid dehydrogenase, yielding MKVAVFSTKPYDQKHLEAANQGQQELVFFDTHMSAQTAALAEGFDVVCCFVNDVLDDETITNLHHAGIKMIAMRCAGFNNIDLNKCRELGLPVARVPEYSPYAVAEHAVALIMDLNRNIHRAFNRVRENDYSLNGLLGFDMHGKTVGVIGTGKIGVAFAKIMHGFGCQIIASDPYQNPDMEALGTYVDRDELWQQADIISLHCPLMPATQHLINQNTIEKMKPGVMIINTSRGGLIDTKAVIDGLKSEKIGYLGLDVYEEEANLFFEDYSNDMLMDDIFARLLTFPNVVITGHQAFFTREALQAIARITIQNLSNFASGTMTEVRWIPETLAHQP
- a CDS encoding DUF3108 domain-containing protein, whose protein sequence is MGTFLSNTAKLLTPDSLAKAMIRRLSCFLAMPIIIILTASSAQAEGLTEFRMKLKAERFRPISVTMSGTQSLVKLPNENWQFQLMADGSWAGIEETSEFSVQQNQVLPVHFQSDSHFSFFSEKKEITFDRQNNKISITVDKDQRTLDLKAAVFDPHSYQIHLANQIREGKSDIEFQVIRYKRPLIYSYQVVGEEWLNTATGKLLTVKVRQVRGVDKKEDYFVWLAKDYGYIPIQFEHYKKDKIIDRIEMISGTFDGKPIQGSR